The following are encoded together in the Xanthomonas sacchari genome:
- a CDS encoding TetR/AcrR family transcriptional regulator produces the protein MPADTPRSPAPHRPRLTGNKVPAQHRATETYEQILSVTAQLLGDVGVERLSTNLVCARAGLTPPALYRYFPNKYALLSELGRRLMERQNQLIPKWITLQAMSGTREALQRALAGLVLDTYRVTKATEGGVWVLRALRAVPALQQVRLDSHAQVTKGQVRFLSEAFPDADPRQLRLVSRIVVDLIYATVELLFDTRLSARAVADTVAAMIASHIEQLRDGAAADDSAEQASTDAA, from the coding sequence ATGCCCGCCGACACGCCGCGTTCCCCCGCACCGCACCGCCCGCGCCTGACCGGGAACAAGGTGCCGGCCCAGCATCGCGCCACCGAGACCTATGAACAGATCCTCTCGGTCACCGCGCAACTGCTCGGCGACGTCGGCGTGGAGCGGCTGTCCACCAACCTGGTGTGCGCGCGGGCCGGGCTGACGCCGCCGGCGCTGTACCGCTATTTCCCGAACAAGTACGCGCTGCTGTCGGAACTGGGCCGGCGGCTGATGGAGCGGCAGAACCAGCTCATCCCCAAGTGGATCACCCTGCAGGCGATGAGCGGCACGCGCGAGGCGTTGCAGCGCGCGCTGGCCGGACTGGTGCTGGATACCTACCGCGTCACCAAGGCGACCGAAGGCGGTGTCTGGGTGCTGCGCGCGCTACGCGCGGTGCCGGCGCTGCAGCAGGTGCGCCTGGATTCGCATGCGCAGGTGACCAAGGGCCAGGTGCGCTTCCTCAGTGAGGCCTTCCCCGACGCCGACCCGCGCCAGTTGCGCCTGGTCAGCCGCATCGTGGTCGACCTGATCTATGCCACCGTGGAGTTGCTGTTCGACACCCGCCTCAGCGCCCGCGCGGTGGCCGATACGGTGGCGGCGATGATCGCCAGCCATATCGAACAACTGCGCGATGGCGCGGCGGCGGATGACAGCGCGGAGCAGGCGTCGACAGACGCCGCCTGA
- a CDS encoding class II aldolase/adducin family protein yields the protein MFAHEQRARVVALCVELSRRGYLAGTGGNVALRLDAERFAVTPSAIDYLAMRAEDICVVRLADLRQLDGAATPSVETGLHAQVLRRRPDVACSIHTHQPVASACALLGAALPVEDPALQAAIGTCVPMVGYFPSGTGLLTWLLARQLRPSSNAYLMRNHGVLCCGRSLEQAVAAVDALEQVAREHLTRRIRRRALHDTGLAAPLRAVLTALEA from the coding sequence ATGTTTGCCCATGAACAACGCGCGCGTGTGGTCGCGCTGTGCGTGGAACTGTCGCGGCGCGGCTATCTGGCCGGCACCGGCGGCAACGTCGCCTTGCGCCTAGACGCCGAGCGCTTCGCGGTGACGCCCTCGGCCATCGATTACCTGGCGATGCGCGCCGAAGACATCTGCGTGGTGCGCCTGGCCGACTTGCGGCAACTGGATGGCGCCGCCACGCCATCGGTGGAGACTGGGCTGCATGCGCAGGTGCTGCGTCGCCGCCCCGACGTGGCCTGCAGCATCCACACCCATCAGCCGGTGGCCAGCGCCTGCGCGCTGCTCGGCGCGGCGCTGCCGGTCGAGGATCCGGCGTTGCAGGCGGCGATCGGCACGTGCGTGCCGATGGTCGGCTACTTCCCGTCCGGCACCGGGCTGCTGACCTGGCTGCTGGCACGCCAGCTGCGGCCGTCGAGCAACGCCTACCTGATGCGCAACCACGGCGTGCTGTGCTGCGGCCGCAGCCTGGAGCAGGCGGTGGCGGCGGTCGATGCGCTGGAGCAAGTGGCGCGCGAACACCTGACACGCCGCATCCGACGCCGCGCCCTGCACGACACCGGCCTGGCCGCGCCGTTGCGCGCCGTTCTCACTGCTCTGGAGGCCTGA
- a CDS encoding SDR family oxidoreductase yields the protein MRIFLTGATGFIGSALVPELLQAGHRVLGMTRSEAGAQALRAAGAEVHHGTLEDPDSLARGAAQADAVIHAAFDHDFSNFAANCEKDRRAIAALGAALHGSDRPLLITSGTGVGSGEHGEPASEDVFNASHPNPRIASEQAGNALLEAGVNVSVMRLPQVHTPYRQGLVTPLVAIARDKGVVAYVGDGSNRWPAGHLSDVVRLYRLAIERAQPGARYHAVGEEGIRSREIAEALGRGLRLPVVSIAPSEAAAHFGWMAMFVQLDMPASSALTQARLGWTPTGPTLIADLDAGKFAA from the coding sequence ATGCGTATCTTCCTGACCGGCGCGACCGGTTTCATCGGCTCGGCACTGGTTCCCGAGCTGCTCCAGGCCGGCCATCGCGTGCTCGGCATGACCCGATCGGAGGCCGGCGCGCAGGCGCTGCGCGCGGCCGGCGCCGAGGTCCATCATGGCACGCTCGAGGATCCGGACAGCCTGGCGCGTGGCGCCGCGCAGGCCGATGCGGTGATCCACGCGGCGTTCGATCATGACTTCAGCAACTTCGCCGCGAACTGCGAGAAGGACAGACGCGCGATCGCGGCCCTCGGCGCGGCGCTGCACGGCTCCGATCGCCCGCTGCTGATCACCTCGGGCACCGGCGTGGGCAGCGGCGAACACGGCGAGCCCGCCAGCGAGGACGTGTTCAACGCCTCCCACCCGAATCCGCGCATCGCCTCCGAGCAGGCCGGCAACGCGTTGCTCGAGGCCGGGGTCAATGTCTCGGTGATGCGGCTGCCGCAGGTCCATACCCCGTATCGGCAAGGGCTGGTCACCCCGCTGGTGGCGATCGCGCGCGACAAGGGCGTGGTCGCCTATGTCGGCGACGGCAGCAACCGCTGGCCGGCGGGCCACCTGTCCGACGTGGTGCGGCTGTACCGTCTTGCGATCGAGAGGGCGCAGCCGGGCGCGCGTTATCACGCTGTGGGCGAGGAAGGCATCCGCAGCCGCGAGATCGCCGAGGCGCTGGGGCGCGGCCTGAGGCTGCCGGTGGTGTCGATCGCGCCGAGCGAGGCCGCCGCGCATTTCGGCTGGATGGCGATGTTCGTGCAACTCGACATGCCGGCCTCGAGCGCGCTGACCCAGGCCAGGCTCGGCTGGACGCCGACCGGCCCGACGCTGATCGCGGATCTGGACGCAGGCAAGTTCGCTGCCTAG
- a CDS encoding aldehyde dehydrogenase family protein: MSPEPVQDTAPDTIAALFAAQQATALAWRGASANARRARLRALRDALLARRQALVAAFAADFAKPALEVELTEVLPVVDEIATAIAQLPRWMRPRRVSPTLLALGTRARIAFQSKGRCLIIGPWNYPVATVLGPLVSALAAGNTALIKPSEFTPQVNAVLQAVLDEAFAPEEVALVQGGAATAQALLACPFDHVFFTGSAAVGRQVMAAAARQLTPVTLELGGKSPVIVDRSADLRRAAEVIVWAKLVNAGQTCIAPDTLFVHRDVSARLLEHCRALLVQRYGADAQAVAASPHLARMIHPAHAARVAALIDQARANGAQLLAGGEHDAARRYVAPTLLAQVPAQARIAQEEIFGPVLPVVEFEQLEEVLDRLDAAPKPLALYLWSRDRACIARVLARTSSGSAVVNHCLQQFVHSGLPFGGVGASGFGSAHGVHGFRTFSHERALLQGGRLPIVKAFFPPYTALQQRLAAGLSGWLARR; the protein is encoded by the coding sequence ATGTCGCCTGAGCCCGTGCAGGACACCGCGCCGGACACAATCGCGGCACTGTTCGCCGCGCAGCAGGCCACCGCGCTGGCCTGGCGCGGCGCCTCGGCGAATGCGCGACGCGCCCGCCTGCGTGCGCTGCGCGATGCGCTGCTGGCGCGACGGCAGGCGCTGGTCGCGGCCTTCGCCGCCGATTTCGCCAAGCCGGCGCTGGAAGTGGAGTTGACCGAAGTGCTGCCGGTGGTCGACGAGATCGCCACCGCGATCGCACAGTTGCCGCGCTGGATGCGTCCGCGCAGGGTCTCGCCCACCTTGCTGGCCCTGGGTACGCGCGCGCGCATCGCGTTCCAGTCCAAGGGCCGCTGCCTGATCATCGGACCCTGGAACTACCCGGTGGCCACCGTGCTGGGGCCGCTGGTGTCGGCGTTGGCCGCCGGCAACACGGCGCTGATCAAGCCCTCCGAATTCACACCGCAGGTCAACGCGGTGCTGCAGGCAGTGCTGGACGAGGCATTCGCGCCGGAAGAGGTGGCCCTGGTGCAGGGCGGGGCGGCCACCGCGCAGGCCTTGCTGGCCTGTCCGTTCGACCATGTGTTCTTCACCGGGTCGGCGGCGGTGGGCCGGCAGGTGATGGCCGCGGCGGCGCGGCAGCTCACGCCGGTGACGCTGGAACTGGGCGGCAAGTCGCCGGTGATCGTCGACCGCAGCGCCGACCTGCGCCGCGCCGCCGAGGTGATCGTCTGGGCCAAGCTGGTCAATGCCGGACAGACCTGCATCGCCCCGGATACCTTGTTCGTGCATCGCGACGTCAGCGCGCGCCTGCTCGAACACTGCCGCGCCCTGCTGGTGCAACGCTACGGTGCCGATGCGCAGGCGGTCGCCGCCAGTCCGCACCTGGCGCGCATGATCCACCCGGCACATGCCGCGCGCGTGGCCGCGCTGATCGACCAGGCGCGCGCCAATGGCGCGCAACTGCTGGCCGGTGGCGAGCACGACGCGGCGCGGCGCTACGTGGCGCCGACGCTGCTGGCGCAGGTGCCGGCGCAGGCGCGCATCGCGCAGGAAGAGATCTTTGGTCCGGTGCTGCCGGTGGTCGAGTTCGAGCAGTTGGAGGAGGTGCTCGACCGACTCGATGCCGCGCCCAAGCCGCTGGCGCTGTACCTGTGGAGTCGCGACCGCGCCTGCATCGCGCGGGTGTTGGCGCGCACCAGTTCCGGCAGTGCGGTGGTCAACCACTGCCTGCAGCAGTTCGTGCACAGCGGCCTGCCGTTCGGCGGGGTCGGTGCCTCGGGATTCGGCAGTGCGCACGGCGTGCACGGCTTTCGCACTTTCTCGCACGAGCGCGCGCTGCTGCAGGGTGGGCGCCTGCCGATCGTCAAGGCGTTCTTTCCTCCGTACACCGCCCTGCAGCAACGCTTGGCGGCCGGCCTCAGCGGTTGGTTGGCGCGGCGCTGA
- a CDS encoding helix-turn-helix transcriptional regulator → MHSDPAHSLGDFLRSRRTRLDPASFGFSGRRRTPGLRREEVAQRANISPTWYTWLEQGRGGAPSAQVLERIAGALLLTEAERDHLFMVALGRRPEVRYRAVAGVDPRLQRVLDALETSPAIVKTPTWDVVAWNRAAAVVLTDYGQLPVGERNILRFLFCHPATRAKQHDWARVARFVVGAFRADVVRAGIASDAAALVTELCARSAEFAALWHDHEVLSHGEGDGEKRLRHPLLGEIALEYSAFAVDGRPDLGMIVYTPVDAGVAARIRALAAAHGAAEGAREETALAPG, encoded by the coding sequence ATGCATTCCGATCCAGCCCATTCCCTGGGCGACTTCCTGCGCAGCCGCCGGACCCGGCTCGATCCCGCCAGCTTCGGCTTCTCCGGCCGTCGGCGCACGCCGGGTCTGCGCCGCGAGGAGGTCGCGCAGCGCGCCAACATCAGCCCGACCTGGTACACCTGGCTGGAACAGGGGCGTGGGGGCGCGCCGTCGGCGCAGGTGCTGGAGCGCATCGCCGGCGCGCTGCTGTTGACCGAGGCCGAGCGCGACCACCTGTTCATGGTCGCGCTGGGGCGCCGGCCGGAGGTGCGCTACCGCGCGGTGGCGGGGGTCGACCCGCGGCTGCAGCGCGTCCTCGATGCGCTGGAAACCAGTCCGGCCATCGTCAAGACGCCGACCTGGGACGTGGTGGCCTGGAATCGCGCGGCGGCTGTGGTGCTGACCGACTACGGCCAGCTCCCCGTCGGCGAGCGCAACATCCTGCGCTTCCTGTTCTGTCACCCCGCCACGCGTGCCAAGCAGCACGATTGGGCGAGGGTGGCACGCTTCGTGGTGGGCGCGTTTCGTGCCGACGTGGTGCGTGCGGGCATCGCGTCGGACGCGGCGGCCCTGGTGACCGAATTGTGCGCGCGCAGCGCCGAGTTCGCGGCCCTGTGGCACGACCACGAGGTGTTGAGCCACGGCGAGGGCGATGGCGAAAAGCGTCTCAGGCATCCGCTGCTCGGCGAGATCGCGCTGGAGTACTCGGCCTTCGCCGTCGATGGCCGGCCGGACCTGGGCATGATCGTCTACACGCCCGTCGATGCCGGCGTGGCCGCGCGCATTCGCGCGCTGGCTGCCGCGCATGGTGCGGCCGAGGGTGCGCGGGAGGAGACGGCGCTGGCGCCAGGTTGA
- the parC gene encoding DNA topoisomerase IV subunit A, translating to MTDLARPAFHGFEQLPLREYAERAYLDYSMYVVLDRALPFLGDGLKPVQRRIIYAMSELGLNATAKPKKSARTVGDVIGKYHPHGDSACYEALVLMAQPFSYRYPLIEGQGNFGSTDDPKSFAAMRYTESKLTPIAEVLLGELGQGTVDWSPNFDGTLDEPTWMPARLPHLLLNGTTGIAVGMATDVPPHNLNEIVSALIRLLDDPDASVADLCEHVRGPDYPTTAEIITPAADLRTIYETGHGSVRARATYQKENANIVVTALPYQVSPSKVIEQIAQQMRAKKLPWLEDIRDESDHANPVRVVLVPRSNRVDAEQLMGHLFATTDLERSYRVNLNVIGLDGRPQVKNLKTLLEEWLRFRSDTVVRRLNHRLEKVERRLHLLEGLLTAFLNLDEVIRIIRTEDEPKPALIARFGLSEEQADYILETRLRQLARLEEMKIRGEQDALAKEREQLQALLASKTKLKKLIKDELTADAKKFGDARRSPLVQRGAAQAIDETELVPSEPMTVVMSEKGWIRAAKGHDVDPAALSYRDGDGLLAAVRARSTQQVAFLDSEGRAYSTLVHTLPSARGNGEPLTGRFSPAAGASFQAIASGENDSRLVLASSHGYGFVTRFENLTSRNKAGKAMLNLTPNAKVLPPAPVSGAGSDRIVAVTSAGHLLAFPVADLPELDKGKGNKIIDIPKAKLSTERVVAIAAVAPGNTLLVKSGQRTMSLSFKDLDAYLGARASRGGLLPRGWQKVDDLAVE from the coding sequence ATGACCGATCTCGCCCGCCCCGCCTTCCATGGTTTCGAGCAGCTGCCGCTGCGCGAATACGCCGAACGCGCCTACCTCGACTACTCCATGTACGTGGTGCTGGACCGCGCCCTGCCGTTCCTCGGCGACGGGCTCAAGCCGGTGCAGCGGCGCATCATCTACGCGATGAGCGAGCTGGGCCTGAACGCGACGGCCAAGCCGAAGAAGTCCGCGCGCACCGTCGGCGACGTGATCGGCAAGTACCACCCGCACGGCGACAGCGCCTGCTACGAAGCGCTGGTGCTGATGGCGCAGCCGTTCTCCTACCGCTACCCGCTGATCGAAGGCCAGGGCAACTTCGGCTCCACCGACGACCCGAAGTCGTTCGCGGCGATGCGCTACACCGAGTCCAAGCTGACCCCGATCGCCGAAGTGCTGCTGGGCGAACTGGGCCAGGGCACGGTGGACTGGTCGCCGAACTTCGACGGCACCCTGGACGAGCCGACCTGGATGCCGGCGCGGCTGCCGCACCTGCTGCTCAACGGCACCACCGGCATCGCCGTGGGCATGGCCACCGACGTGCCGCCGCACAACCTCAACGAGATCGTCAGCGCGCTGATCCGCCTGCTCGACGACCCCGATGCCAGCGTCGCCGACCTGTGCGAGCACGTGCGCGGCCCGGACTACCCGACCACCGCCGAGATCATCACCCCGGCCGCCGACCTGCGCACCATTTACGAAACCGGCCATGGCAGCGTGCGCGCCCGCGCCACCTACCAGAAGGAAAACGCCAACATCGTGGTCACGGCGCTGCCCTACCAGGTGTCGCCGTCGAAGGTGATCGAGCAGATCGCGCAGCAGATGCGCGCCAAGAAGCTGCCGTGGCTGGAAGATATCCGCGACGAGTCCGATCACGCCAACCCGGTGCGGGTGGTGCTGGTGCCGCGCTCCAACCGGGTCGACGCCGAGCAGCTGATGGGTCACCTGTTCGCCACCACCGACCTGGAGCGCAGCTACCGGGTCAACCTCAACGTGATCGGCCTGGACGGCCGCCCGCAGGTCAAGAACCTCAAGACCCTGCTGGAGGAATGGCTGCGCTTCCGCAGCGACACCGTGGTGCGCCGCCTCAACCACCGGCTGGAGAAGGTCGAGCGCCGCCTGCACCTGTTGGAAGGGTTGCTGACCGCGTTCCTCAACCTGGACGAAGTGATCCGCATCATCCGCACCGAGGACGAGCCGAAGCCGGCGCTGATCGCGCGCTTCGGACTCAGCGAGGAACAGGCCGACTACATCCTGGAAACGCGCCTGCGCCAGCTGGCGCGGCTGGAAGAGATGAAGATCCGCGGCGAGCAGGACGCGCTGGCCAAGGAACGCGAGCAGCTGCAGGCGCTGCTGGCCAGCAAGACCAAGCTGAAGAAGCTGATCAAGGACGAGCTGACGGCCGACGCCAAGAAGTTCGGCGATGCGCGGCGTTCGCCGCTGGTGCAGCGCGGCGCGGCCCAGGCCATCGACGAGACCGAGCTGGTGCCGAGCGAGCCGATGACCGTGGTGATGTCGGAGAAGGGCTGGATCCGCGCGGCCAAGGGCCACGACGTGGACCCGGCGGCGCTGTCCTACCGCGACGGCGACGGCCTGCTGGCGGCGGTGCGCGCACGCAGCACGCAGCAGGTGGCGTTCCTGGATTCGGAAGGCCGCGCCTATTCGACCCTGGTCCACACCCTGCCCTCGGCGCGCGGCAACGGCGAACCGCTGACCGGACGCTTCTCGCCCGCGGCCGGCGCGTCGTTCCAGGCCATCGCCAGCGGCGAGAACGACAGCCGCCTGGTGCTGGCGTCCTCGCACGGCTACGGCTTCGTCACCCGCTTCGAGAACCTGACCAGCCGCAACAAGGCCGGCAAGGCCATGCTCAACCTGACCCCGAACGCCAAGGTGCTGCCGCCGGCGCCGGTGAGCGGCGCCGGCAGCGACCGCATCGTCGCGGTCACCAGCGCCGGCCACCTGCTGGCGTTCCCGGTCGCCGACCTGCCCGAGCTGGACAAGGGCAAGGGCAACAAGATCATCGACATCCCCAAGGCCAAGCTCAGCACCGAGCGGGTGGTGGCGATCGCCGCGGTGGCGCCGGGCAACACGCTGCTGGTCAAGAGCGGCCAGCGCACCATGTCGCTGTCGTTCAAGGACCTGGACGCCTACCTCGGCGCCCGCGCCAGCCGCGGCGGATTGCTGCCGCGCGGCTGGCAGAAGGTCGACGATCTGGCGGTGGAGTAA
- a CDS encoding aspartate aminotransferase family protein, with the protein MSQTPAISQWPDVDQLYARFHALVNQPMRPIGAAGMAKVMRYFDARCQGSKRLGEAAKQVIPGGVQHNLAFNHPFPLAMHSAEGAYLTDVDGNRYIDFLQAGGPTLLGSNPPELREHVQAVLDQCGPVTGLLHEYEVKLAELVCASMPAVEMLRLLGSGTEAVMGAVRLARTHTRKKWIIKIGGAYHGWSDQLVYGMRLPGTGRMEAIGIPRGATAYTQECHPNDLEALRRKLQFNRLRGGTAAVLLEPLGPESGTRPVHHDYNRQVRKLCDEFGALLIFDEVVTGFRLGPGGAQGYFGVMPDITVLGKCLAGGYPMAGAIGGRREVMMSLVGGIGTTARRAFVGGTLSANPLSCVAGYHALLEAQRSDAAGQAGRAGDRLRQGLEAIIRRLGLPYVVYNMGSIVHLQTSGVLLLDTGNLYKLWRVRNEAKERKHMMEEMGAAYSAHGLITLAGSRIYTSRADTDAVVDEALNRFDDVFKLV; encoded by the coding sequence ATGAGCCAGACCCCCGCCATTTCGCAATGGCCCGATGTGGACCAGTTGTACGCGCGCTTCCATGCGCTGGTGAACCAGCCGATGCGTCCGATCGGCGCCGCCGGCATGGCCAAGGTGATGCGCTATTTCGACGCGCGTTGCCAGGGCTCCAAGCGCCTGGGCGAGGCGGCCAAGCAGGTGATCCCCGGCGGCGTGCAGCACAACCTGGCGTTCAACCATCCGTTCCCGCTGGCAATGCACAGCGCCGAGGGCGCGTATCTGACCGACGTCGACGGCAACCGCTACATCGACTTCCTGCAGGCCGGTGGTCCGACCCTGCTCGGGTCCAATCCGCCGGAACTGCGCGAACACGTGCAGGCCGTGCTGGACCAGTGCGGCCCGGTGACCGGCCTGCTGCACGAATACGAGGTCAAGCTGGCCGAACTGGTCTGCGCCAGCATGCCGGCAGTGGAGATGCTGCGCCTGCTCGGCTCCGGCACCGAGGCGGTGATGGGCGCGGTGCGTTTGGCCCGCACCCACACCCGCAAGAAATGGATCATCAAGATCGGCGGCGCCTACCACGGCTGGAGCGACCAGCTGGTGTACGGCATGCGCCTGCCGGGCACCGGGCGCATGGAGGCGATCGGCATCCCGCGTGGCGCCACCGCCTACACCCAGGAATGCCACCCCAACGATCTGGAGGCACTGCGCCGCAAGCTGCAGTTCAACCGCCTGCGCGGCGGCACCGCGGCGGTACTGCTGGAACCGCTGGGACCGGAGAGCGGCACGCGGCCGGTGCACCACGACTACAACCGGCAGGTGCGCAAACTCTGCGACGAGTTCGGCGCGCTGCTTATCTTCGACGAGGTGGTCACCGGCTTCCGGCTCGGCCCGGGCGGTGCGCAGGGCTACTTCGGGGTCATGCCCGACATCACCGTGCTCGGCAAATGCCTGGCCGGCGGCTATCCGATGGCCGGCGCGATCGGCGGCCGCCGCGAGGTGATGATGAGCCTGGTCGGCGGCATCGGCACCACCGCGCGGCGGGCCTTCGTCGGCGGCACGCTGTCGGCCAATCCGCTGTCCTGCGTGGCCGGCTACCACGCCTTGCTGGAGGCGCAGCGCAGCGACGCCGCCGGCCAGGCCGGCCGCGCCGGCGATCGCCTGCGGCAGGGCCTGGAGGCGATCATCCGCCGTCTCGGCCTGCCGTACGTGGTCTACAACATGGGCTCGATCGTGCACCTGCAGACCTCCGGCGTGCTGCTGCTGGATACCGGCAACCTGTACAAGCTGTGGCGCGTGCGCAACGAGGCCAAGGAGCGCAAGCACATGATGGAGGAGATGGGCGCGGCGTATTCCGCGCACGGGCTGATCACCCTGGCGGGCAGCCGCATCTACACCAGCCGCGCCGATACCGATGCGGTGGTGGACGAGGCACTGAATCGCTTCGACGACGTGTTCAAGCTGGTGTAG